CTTCTCAACTACATCTTTACATGATGGATGTTTTAGACTctctaaaaaattattatataatgtatttagtTTTTTCTTACTACCTGCAACTGTGTCAGTAGTTGTATCATTACTCATTatcatattttcttttccatttttgaATATACCACTTCTCTTCTCATCCGATGCATTGTTAATTAttgtattaaattttaatatcataCTATTACCCTCATCCTTATTTACAGTTgcatttattacattatttgtttcatcattttgtttttttctgccgaaaaaataatttcgtCTACTACTAATAGTACCAACATCAACGGCACTTCCTCCAGCTCCTACTGCACTTCCTCCCTTCTCATTATCTTGCTCAATGAACCTCTTTTTAAATCcgtaaaaatttaataaaaaacgtTCGTTTTCATTCTTTTCGTTCCTTTCATTTACCTTAAAGTCACTACCTTTAATTGTAATTTCTTCCTTCTTTGACAACTTCTTATTTACCCCATTGCTGTTCCTTTCAGTATTATCCTCGCTTTTTTTAGTATCATCTCTTTTGAtaagagaaataaatatttctttaaattttctacTCTTCTGTTGAACAAacgatttattttttgatgtATTTTCATCTGAATCTATGGAATTAATACTTCTTAAAACGTCATCCATACGCTCTTCTACTAAATTATCTTCATTTATCATATCCTCATTCCAGTCAAGCTCTTCACTGCTAATTACACTTTCATCCTTTTCTTTCTGTTTATCCATTCTAAGGGTTATgaatccatttttttttttttttttttttctcccctCTCCCCTTTCTCTCCTTTATTCTCCACATTATTTTCTCTCTTTTCTTTCTCCTCTTCTCTTTGAAGGGATCTGTGCCATTTTTCGACATTCCCTCCTTGCAATAGGCCGCTCGCACGATCGCATGGATTTTTTGGAGCTTCATTTTTCTCTCCTCCTACCGTTTCTTCCACTAGTATTTGTTCGTTAATATTTCTTccctcatttttttcttcatttttttccttatttttcaCTCCAATTTTCGcctcaatttttttttctctttttcccTCGATTCTTTCCCCCAAGGGATTTTCTTTGGAGGAACTAACATAACTCCTCTTCAGCTGCATCTCCTTGTcgattaatttttttttttttttttcaattatggTTGATCCATTTGAATTCACATCACTACTGTAATGTACACCATTCTGCTGTGGATAGTCTCGGTTGATGATAAGTTCATTCCATCCTTTAACAGACTTATTTGAATAACTACgagaatttattttaccattttCCCCATATTCAACATTTATTGTTGTATCCTTGCTAGTCCTTTCCTTTATCAGGGGATTTTTTTTGCTCTCGTTTGCACACAATATACCATTGCTGTTATGGTTTTCCATCTTTGCTTCTACAACCTGAGTAGCACCCAATTGGGCATTCACATAGCGGGTTGCACCTTTTGCTAGAGTGCCGTCATTCTCTCCACTATTTTGGCTATATTTTGCACTTCCATTGCTACTGCACACGCTACAATCAACTAGGACTGAAGGTTTAAGCACCCTCCCTTCACTATCTTTTTGCTTTCCTAAGCTAGCAATATCATTTGGACTGCTGGGAGTTACAagcaatttttttacttttatgttCATCCTTTTGTCCTTTGACGTTTGTAACTCATCTTTTGACGAAGGACTGTTCAACTGCTTATTTAAGGACTGCTTATATAAGGTGGGTTTTCCTTTATCTTTATCATTCCCCTTTTCCCTTACCTTTACTTTgtctttatctttttctgtatatttatctttttctgtatatttatctttttctgtatatttatctttttctgtatatttatctttttctgtatatttcatttatctttttctgtatatttatctttttctgtatatttatctttttctgtatatttatctttttctgtatatttatctttttctgtatatttatctttttctatatctttatctttttctatatctttatctttttctatatctttttctttatcttttcctttttccctTACCTTTACTTTATCTCTTCTTCCCTTTTCCTGCTCGCTTCCCCTTTCTTCCCCTTCCATGTAATCATGCTTCCTCAAGTTGTTATGTAATGGACGAAGAGAGTCACTGAGCCGTTTAGAACCCATTTCCTTTGCACTTCTGTTGTTTAAGTATTCCTTAATTTCactgaaaaattttttttcatcattaatTGCAATGGTGTCAAAAATAGGATCCTCATCATCTTCATCCTCTTCTTCTAATGAGGACGATGGTATGCagttcttttcttttttttttaccatttttgtTGTTGTTTTCTCTTCTAGATTAGAATTAATTAAAGTTTCATTCAAGTTGTTATTTCGTTTGAAaagattatttttacttgaaGTTTTTTTCGAATTATCTATATCGTTCGAGTTGTCAGATGCGGATATAAGCGATTGGGTTAATATCATATTACAAGAACTactacctttttttttttttaaatctattctttgttttattccCTTGTTATCATCAGATAAAAAGCTGTTTACAGTCATTACTGAACTTTCGACTGCACTGCTCTTACAGCCACTTTTGTTGATGCCATTGCTGCTTACGTTTCTGCTTGCATTGCTGCTTACATTGCTGCTTACATTGCTGCTTACATTGCTGCTTACATTTCTGCTTACGTTTCTGCTTACATTGCTGCTTACATTGCTGCTTACATTGCTGCTTCTGTTGTTGTTAATGCCGCTAATGCTCATACTTCTTCTACTACTGTCCTTGTTAATGCAAATGCcttgttttattttcttgtTCACATGCTGTGGGAGTGGAGTCCTCCCATTGACAGTACCAttgttattatcattacCACATATATTGTTGCTATCAGCATTATTACATCTACTTTTCACATCACTAGgagttaatattttcttcttctttagACCAATATCTATTTGACTACTCACTTGTTCACTGCTGTACTTATGAGCATGCATGATGCTGCTATTTCCGTTTAATGCTTCTTCACTAGTTGCAACCCTATCATTACAATCTACCTTTTCACTTCCactattattaatagaaaaacttttctttttgttcttacaaatatattcttGCAAATTTTCCTTATGACTATCTAAAGCAATAATtaccttattattttttttttccgtcGAATTGATTTTGCATGTATCGTTGTCTTCATTTGTGTTAACATGATTACTTTTACTAGGTGGGGCAGTGGGTATTTTTAAGCGACCCGCCCCATTCATTTGTATTTCCTCATTCAGGCGGTTTGTCGCATTAAATCGGCCTTCTTCGTTCAAAATATCTGAGCTACTTACAACGTGCGTTTGTGCATCAGGGCAAGAATTAACGGGAGAACTGTAATCCTCATCATGTGGATTTACCTCTATACACCTCTGTAGTTCCCTCTTCTTATCGCATTCATTCGGAACGCAGTCTTTCCCCTTCTTTAGTAGTTGTTGACTATTGCTATTTCTGCTTTTGTTTGTTCCATTGTACACAAACAAGTCTAACTGATCaatgtttttctttctctttttttcatccTCCTTATCGTCCATCCCCTCCCCCTCTTTATCTCTTTCATTCTCTTCCCCATCTACATAACGCttgtaattataaatatttgttcttttttcttgAACTGGATTAGTACTAGCTACTTCATACTTCCCATGATGCCCATCCTGCTGCTTCACTTGCTCCTGCTCATACCTGTCGTTGCTTCCCCACAGATCAAAACTCGCACTGATGTCTGCTTTGGTTCCACCAGAATTTGCATCCATTTGCTTATTGCCATCATAAATATCTtcaaatatatcattaaaattttcatattcattTGTGAACgcattttttgtaatttcctCCTCTCTGTTTTCATTCATACTGTTGCTATTATTTGATTCTAACCATAACGAATCATTAAGTTCATTCATGATATTATTATCGCCATTAACTTCTTTTCTTTCACTACTATAACCATACTGATTATTGGTATGAGACAAATACtctttattactattttcaaaattatcaAAGAAAAACTCTAAATTGTTTATCTTATTTGAATTTTCTATCTTTTCATTTAGAACATCCTCTtcctcttttcttttatatgaTGCTCCTAGTCCATTCCATTCAttgctaaaaataaaattgtcaTCAAAGTCCATACTATCGTTCTTCTTCTTCGTGTGTGAAAACTCCCTCCACATCATTTATGGGAATGCATGCGCACTTGTGTATATGTTAACACATGCATATACTTGCATACGTCGAAACACACAATATATACTGAAACCTGTGCAggtatttatacattaaacATAAACACGTACAAGTATCTACGTAACAAAGTATGTAATAACTACAAATATGAAGGTGTCTGCGCATAATAGCATTCGACTgagttacaaaaaaaaaaaaaaaaaaaaaaaaataataagcatTTATGCGTACGTATATGCATTTAAGCGTAcgtatatgcatttatgcGTACGTACATGCATTTACGCGTACGTATATGCATTTACGCGTAAGTATATTTcgtaaatataaacataaatacatacacataaacgcatataaatacttaaatacatgtatacatgtacgtacgtatgcAGGTACGGGcataatatgtatgtatatatatatatacgaaaaaACTGCTGAagggatatatataatactacaTATGCATAGGCAACAAAAAGgcaattaaagaaaaataaatggacAACAATAAGAGGAAAACATGGAATATACACTATCTAGCATATTGTTATAAGCACAAATTCAActtcttcaattttttaaaagagtaGTAAACATACAAATTTAAcacgtatatttttaatacataattttaatgcGTAAATATGACTGCGCAAAAATAAATGGCTAAATTTAActgcatatatgtaattgaaatataaacacataaatatgaatTCATAATATGTTACAGttaaaacaaacaaacacaTGATCGCTCTTTGTTACTactaaatattatgtaattactaaaaaaaatttgtcaattttttttctctctttaagcaaaaatagagaaaaaaaaaaaaaaaaatgtacataaatatgtaaaaaaaaaagataaatgtaaaaacataaatatatataaatgcatataaatacaaatacgtacatacaaataca
The sequence above is drawn from the Plasmodium malariae genome assembly, chromosome: 5 genome and encodes:
- the PmUG01_05030700 gene encoding vacuolar protein sorting-associated protein 9, putative is translated as MMWREFSHTKKKNDSMDFDDNFIFSNEWNGLGASYKRKEEEDVLNEKIENSNKINNLEFFFDNFENSNKEYLSHTNNQYGYSSERKEVNGDNNIMNELNDSLWLESNNSNSMNENREEEITKNAFTNEYENFNDIFEDIYDGNKQMDANSGGTKADISASFDLWGSNDRYEQEQVKQQDGHHGKYEVASTNPVQEKRTNIYNYKRYVDGEENERDKEGEGMDDKEDEKKRKKNIDQLDLFVYNGTNKSRNSNSQQLLKKGKDCVPNECDKKRELQRCIEVNPHDEDYSSPVNSCPDAQTHVVSSSDILNEEGRFNATNRLNEEIQMNGAGRLKIPTAPPSKSNHVNTNEDNDTCKINSTEKKNNKVIIALDSHKENLQEYICKNKKKSFSINNSGSEKVDCNDRVATSEEALNGNSSIMHAHKYSSEQVSSQIDIGLKKKKILTPSDVKSRCNNADSNNICGNDNNNGTVNGRTPLPQHVNKKIKQGICINKDSSRRSMSISGINNNRSSNVSSNVSSNVSRNVSRNVSSNVSSNVSSNVSSNASRNVSSNGINKSGCKSSAVESSVMTVNSFLSDDNKGIKQRIDLKKKKGSSSCNMILTQSLISASDNSNDIDNSKKTSSKNNLFKRNNNLNETLINSNLEEKTTTKMVKKKEKNCIPSSSLEEEDEDDEDPIFDTIAINDEKKFFSEIKEYLNNRSAKEMGSKRLSDSLRPLHNNLRKHDYMEGEERGSEQEKGRRDKVKVREKGKDKEKDIEKDKDIEKDKDIEKDKYTEKDKYTEKDKYTEKDKYTEKDKYTEKTEKDKYTEKDKYTEKDKYTEKDKYTEKDKDKVKVREKGNDKDKGKPTLYKQSLNKQLNSPSSKDELQTSKDKRMNIKVKKLLVTPSSPNDIASLGKQKDSEGRVLKPSVLVDCSVCSSNGSAKYSQNSGENDGTLAKGATRYVNAQLGATQVVEAKMENHNSNGILCANESKKNPLIKERTSKDTTINVEYGENGKINSRSYSNKSVKGWNELIINRDYPQQNGVHYSSDVNSNGSTIIEKKKKKLIDKEMQLKRSYVSSSKENPLGERIEGKREKKIEAKIGVKNKEKNEEKNEGRNINEQILVEETVGGEKNEAPKNPCDRASGLLQGGNVEKWHRSLQREEEKEKRENNVENKGEKGERGEKKGFITLRMDKQKEKDESVISSEELDWNEDMINEDNLVEERMDDVLRSINSIDSDENTSKNKSFVQQKSRKFKEIFISLIKRDDTKKSEDNTERNSNGVNKKLSKKEEITIKGSDFKVNERNEKNENERFLLNFYGFKKRFIEQDNEKGGSAVGAGGSAVDVGTISSRRNYFFGRKKQNDETNNVINATVNKDEGNSMILKFNTIINNASDEKRSGIFKNGKENMIMSNDTTTDTVAGSKKKLNTLYNNFLESLKHPSCKDVVEKVKSFILNFPPNLSRQKAANKIHNFINLTQPVLLRSDVYKNLNKYQINMIIEGYEKFIMQKLYFYLYRIDPNDKDEDEKIYTKINCLQWIELKHLEIIEEINFDHLKMAQAELVRMQKMKAPSDKLIIVLNCCRIVTSVLYAAKRSAKEDKKKKEKKEKKRKKKKEKEKEKGKKKKKILYKVGEQLVNKENNMGDKVAGKANNNDKKQQEEEEDIPHESVTNKHIKGIAKNGQVVHTQKGNLHEEEEYAKGRKSIKSCSPPEHYEYNNEYYKYQHYEQDNENDVNYECLQEGVGGLSSSRHNHPSKYNCGLCKNMQTLEENNDANLDTTIESDDDDDDDDDNDDDDDDDNDDDDDDNDDDDDDNDNDDDELVPCADEVLPLLIYVIIKTNPPELISNTTFIQNFRHPNNFVSEEAYSFTQFCSGIEFIKELGKTTFLNISEEEYKRKISEAEKFYLNEVKESNKKLQEAAGKLNDLIKLSNEKKLFGNTVNKIEALKLNFENVENFNSLTVADLSSLFNEYKILVKLKNDILKDMQEHCSENLSQ